In a single window of the Anaerolineae bacterium genome:
- the acpP gene encoding acyl carrier protein yields the protein MTREEIFERVKKIIVNQLGVDESKVTMEARFREDLEADSLDLVELIMAFEDEFGGQIEDEEAEKIKTVGQAVEFLLGRV from the coding sequence ATGACGCGTGAGGAAATCTTTGAACGAGTGAAGAAGATCATCGTCAACCAGCTCGGCGTGGATGAGTCCAAGGTTACCATGGAAGCGCGCTTCCGCGAGGACCTGGAGGCGGATTCACTGGACCTGGTGGAGCTCATCATGGCGTTCGAGGACGAGTTTGGCGGCCAGATTGAGGATGAAGAGGCCGAGAAGATCAAAACCGTGGGTCAGGCCGTGGAATTCCTCCTTGGGCGGGTCTGA
- a CDS encoding DegV family protein, protein MSVPNVLSSRSPVAIITDTTASIPDELVSKLNIHLIPYYINIGNKTLRDVFDISREKFYQWLPTATQLPTTSNPGPGDYVRMFRELYERTKEMVVITMTSIGSGAYQAASVAKEMITEELPDIKVDVIDTRQVAMAQGWSVIEAARAALAGASLQRVIEITRQTAARAMMIQTADTLKYLYMGGRIGRAIHLVGTLLNVKPLIGMEDGEITAYGQARSRSRAYDKMISLLTERFGAGARLKVAYIHAAAPEEVQELRRKVERAFQCVESLVSELSPALGVHSGPGTTGLAVVPEP, encoded by the coding sequence ATGTCTGTCCCAAATGTATTGTCCAGCCGCAGCCCCGTCGCCATCATCACCGACACCACTGCCTCCATTCCCGACGAGCTGGTCAGCAAGCTGAATATCCACCTCATCCCCTATTACATCAATATCGGCAACAAGACCCTGCGCGACGTGTTCGACATCAGCCGGGAGAAGTTCTACCAGTGGCTCCCCACCGCCACCCAGCTCCCTACCACCTCGAACCCCGGACCAGGGGACTATGTGCGCATGTTCCGGGAGCTGTACGAGCGCACCAAGGAGATGGTGGTCATCACCATGACCTCCATCGGGAGCGGGGCGTATCAGGCCGCCAGCGTGGCCAAAGAGATGATCACCGAAGAACTGCCGGACATCAAGGTAGACGTCATTGACACGCGTCAAGTGGCCATGGCCCAGGGCTGGTCGGTGATCGAGGCGGCGCGGGCGGCGCTGGCCGGCGCCAGCCTCCAGCGTGTCATCGAAATCACCCGCCAGACGGCGGCGCGCGCCATGATGATCCAGACCGCGGATACCCTCAAGTATCTGTACATGGGGGGCCGCATCGGGCGCGCCATCCACCTGGTGGGAACCCTGCTGAACGTCAAGCCGCTGATCGGGATGGAGGACGGCGAGATCACCGCTTACGGCCAGGCGCGCAGTCGCTCCCGCGCCTATGACAAGATGATCTCCCTCCTGACAGAGCGCTTCGGCGCCGGCGCGCGCCTGAAAGTCGCCTACATACATGCCGCCGCGCCCGAGGAAGTCCAGGAACTGCGCCGCAAAGTGGAACGGGCCTTCCAGTGCGTCGAGTCGCTGGTGTCCGAGCTGTCGCCGGCGCTGGGCGTGCATTCGGGCCCCGGCACCACCGGCCTCGCCGTGGTCCCCGAGCCGTAA
- a CDS encoding [LysW]-lysine hydrolase codes for MIDPVSLLQEMVRIYSPTGQESELAGLLVSRMQELGLRAYLDEVGNAVGELGEGRRTLMLLGHMDTVSGYIPVRLEEGRLYGRGAVDAKGPLAAFIMAAARQGPPADCRLIIVGAVEEEGCSRGAHHLVPRYRPDAVIIGEPSGWEHITLGYKGTLSVNYRLRRPRGHTAGQGETPAECAVAFWNAVADYTSAWNAGKARQFDMLTPTLVSICTESDGFQEQVEMHINLRWPLGVDIEEVRAWIEERAAPAELTFGTCEPPYRADKNTPLVRAFLQGIRAVGGTPRFKLKTGTSDMNVVGPAWECPIAAYGPGDSNLDHTPEEHILIEDYLRAIAVLEQVLARW; via the coding sequence ATGATTGACCCGGTCTCCCTCCTCCAGGAGATGGTGCGCATATACAGCCCGACCGGCCAGGAGAGCGAGCTGGCCGGCCTGCTCGTCTCGCGCATGCAGGAGCTGGGCCTGCGGGCCTACCTGGACGAGGTGGGGAACGCCGTCGGCGAGCTGGGGGAGGGCCGGCGCACCCTGATGTTGTTGGGGCATATGGACACGGTGAGCGGGTATATCCCGGTGCGCCTGGAGGAGGGCCGGCTGTACGGCCGAGGGGCAGTGGATGCCAAAGGCCCCTTGGCGGCATTCATCATGGCGGCGGCGCGCCAGGGCCCGCCGGCGGACTGCCGGCTCATCATCGTCGGCGCGGTGGAAGAGGAAGGGTGCTCGCGCGGCGCCCATCATCTGGTGCCGCGCTATCGTCCTGATGCAGTGATCATCGGGGAGCCCAGCGGGTGGGAACATATTACGCTGGGATACAAGGGGACGCTGTCGGTGAATTACCGTTTGCGCCGGCCGCGCGGACATACCGCCGGCCAGGGCGAGACGCCGGCGGAGTGCGCTGTGGCCTTCTGGAACGCGGTGGCCGACTATACCTCCGCCTGGAACGCCGGCAAAGCGCGCCAGTTCGACATGCTGACCCCGACGCTGGTCTCCATCTGCACAGAGAGCGACGGCTTTCAGGAGCAGGTGGAGATGCATATCAACCTGCGCTGGCCGCTGGGGGTAGACATCGAGGAAGTGCGGGCATGGATAGAGGAGCGCGCCGCGCCGGCGGAGCTCACTTTCGGGACTTGCGAGCCCCCGTATCGGGCGGATAAGAACACGCCGCTGGTGCGGGCGTTCCTGCAGGGGATACGGGCGGTGGGGGGCACTCCCCGCTTCAAGCTGAAGACCGGCACCTCGGACATGAACGTGGTGGGGCCGGCGTGGGAATGCCCCATCGCGGCGTACGGTCCTGGCGATTCCAACCTGGACCATACGCCGGAGGAACACATCCTGATCGAGGATTATCTGCGGGCCATCGCGGTGCTGGAGCAGGTTCTGGCGCGCTGGTGA
- a CDS encoding type 2 isopentenyl-diphosphate Delta-isomerase, translating to MGVPPAAGDWPILPPYYNPIPARALRPPAFRSRRKGLTTSHRQRKEDHLRICLEEDVAFRYPSSGFELVQLPHLAAPEMALEDVDISTRFLGHALRAPLLISSMTGGTEWARTINRNLAQAAQELGIALALGSLRAALEDAATISTYQVRDIAPDVFLCANLGAVQLNYGYDLEHCRRAVELIGADALILHLNPLQEALQPGGNTNFRGLLDKIAAVCAGLPVPVIVKEVGWGISGELARQLHLAGVAAIDVAGAGGTSWSQVEMYRAPDESARRIAQAFEDWGIPTVQALMEARRAVPGAVLIASGGLRSGVDVAKALALGAQLAGIAHPLLRLATQSAEAVIGYLQEIIQELRIAMFCTGSRTLRDLQNLPVVVRSAPAVHRAGTQQ from the coding sequence ATGGGCGTACCGCCGGCGGCCGGCGACTGGCCCATACTTCCACCGTATTATAACCCCATTCCGGCCCGAGCGTTGCGCCCGCCGGCATTCCGTAGCAGGAGAAAAGGATTGACCACTTCGCACCGCCAGCGGAAAGAAGACCATCTGCGCATCTGCCTGGAAGAAGATGTGGCGTTCCGTTATCCCTCCAGCGGGTTCGAGTTGGTGCAGTTGCCCCACCTGGCCGCGCCGGAAATGGCCTTGGAAGATGTGGATATCTCGACCCGCTTTCTGGGGCATGCCCTGCGCGCTCCACTGCTCATCTCCTCCATGACCGGCGGGACCGAATGGGCGCGCACCATCAACCGCAACCTGGCGCAGGCCGCCCAGGAGCTGGGGATTGCGCTGGCCCTGGGTTCCCTGCGCGCCGCGCTGGAGGATGCGGCCACCATTTCCACGTACCAGGTGCGCGATATCGCGCCGGACGTGTTCCTCTGCGCGAACCTGGGAGCGGTCCAGCTCAATTACGGGTACGATCTGGAACACTGCCGGCGCGCGGTGGAACTGATCGGCGCCGACGCGCTCATCCTGCACCTGAATCCCCTGCAGGAGGCGCTCCAGCCGGGCGGCAACACGAACTTCCGCGGTCTGCTCGACAAGATCGCCGCGGTGTGCGCCGGCCTGCCCGTGCCGGTCATCGTCAAAGAGGTGGGGTGGGGCATTTCGGGCGAGCTGGCGCGCCAGCTCCATCTTGCCGGCGTGGCGGCGATCGACGTGGCCGGCGCCGGCGGCACCTCCTGGAGCCAGGTGGAGATGTACCGCGCGCCGGATGAGTCCGCCCGACGCATCGCCCAGGCCTTCGAGGATTGGGGGATCCCGACCGTCCAGGCCCTGATGGAAGCGCGGCGCGCCGTGCCCGGGGCGGTCCTGATCGCTTCCGGCGGCCTGCGCAGCGGCGTGGATGTGGCGAAGGCCCTGGCGCTGGGGGCGCAGTTGGCCGGCATCGCCCATCCGCTCCTGCGCCTGGCGACCCAGTCCGCGGAGGCCGTCATCGGCTATTTGCAGGAGATCATCCAGGAACTGCGCATCGCCATGTTCTGCACCGGCTCCCGCACCCTGCGGGACCTGCAGAACCTGCCGGTTGTGGTGCGGAGCGCGCCGGCGGTGCACCGCGCCGGCACACAACAATGA